In Triticum urartu cultivar G1812 chromosome 6, Tu2.1, whole genome shotgun sequence, the following proteins share a genomic window:
- the LOC125517373 gene encoding mitochondrial import receptor subunit TOM7-1-like, with the protein MASRPSLKPKPKGKGGKRGSSAAEDEQSTAAVAVQLAKEWSTWTMKTAKVVAHWGFIPLIIVVGMTKGDEPKPSLFQLLSPV; encoded by the coding sequence ATGGCGTCGCGGCCGTCGCTGAAGCCGAAGCCGAAGGGCAAGGGTGGGAAGAGGGGCTCGTCCGCGGCCGAGGACGAGCAGTccacggcggcggtggcggtgcaGCTCGCCAAGGAGTGGAGCACGTGGACGATGAAGACGGCGAAGGTGGTGGCGCACTGGGGCTTCATCCCGCTCATCATCGTCGTCGGCATGACTAAGGGAGACGAGCCCAAACCTAGCTTGTTCCAGCTTCTGTCCCCCGTCTGA
- the LOC125517372 gene encoding beta-adaptin-like protein A, translating to MNLLEDRLQHANGAVVLATIKVFLHLTMSMTDVHQQVYERIKAPLLTLVGAGSPEQSYSVLCHLHLLVMRAPMLFSSDYKSFYCQFSDPSYVKKLKLEMLTAIANESNTYEIVTELCEYAGNVDVPIARESIRAVGKIALQQYDVNAIVDRLLQFLEMDKDYVTAETLVLVKDLLRKYPQWSHDCIAVVGNISSQNIQEPKGKAALIWMLGEYSQDMYDAPYVLENLVDNWDEEQSPEVRLHLLTAVMKCFFKRPPETQKALGATLAAGLADTHQDVHDRALFYYRLLQYDPAVAERVVNPPKQAVSVFADTQSSEIKDRIFDEFNSLSVVYQKPSYMFTDKEHRGTFEYSEDLANLTVGAEAPETVISAQRYQENDNDLLLSTSDKEDNGIRSSNGSYTSTYNAPSDLLSSQTPAETALINPGSSTYSTQTNFSLDDLLGLGVPDAPAPPPPPALALNSKPVLDPATFQKKWGQLALSFSQECSLSPQGAASLMNPQSLIRHMQSNYIQCIASGGQPPNYKFYFYGQKAGAAAFYLVECIVNTASAKAQLKIKAEDGTTAEAFSTLFQSVLSQFGHS from the exons ATGAACCTGCTTGAGGATAGACTTCAGCATGCAAATGGAGCTGTTGTTTTGGCAACAATCAAAGTGTTTCTCCACTTGACGATGTCAATGACCGATGTTCACCAGCAG GTTTATGAACGCATAAAGGCACCTTTGCTTACTCTGGTAGGTGCTGGGAGTCCAGAACAATCATATTCAGTGCTATGTCATCTGCATCTTTTGGTGATGCGTGCTCCCATGTTATTTTCTTCCGACTACAAAAGTTTCTACTGCCAGTTTAGTGATCCTTCGTATGTGAAGAAGCTGAAACTTGAGATGTTGACTGCTATTGCAAATGAGAGCAACACCTATGAAATTG TAACCGAGCTGTGTGAATACGCTGGAAATGTTGATGTACCAATTGCAAGAGAGTCTATCAGAGCAGTTGGAAAAATAGCTCTGCAGCAATATGATGTGAATGCTATCGTTGACAGGCTTCTACAATTTCTTGAAATGGACAAGGATTATGTGACTGCTGAGACTCTT GTCTTGGTGAAAGATCTTTTGAGGAAATACCCTCAATGGAGCCATGACTGTATAGCTGTTGTTGGAAATATTAGTAGCCAGAATATTCAAGAGCCAAAAGGGAAAGCAGCTCTCATATGGATGTTGGGTGAATATTCTCAAGATATGTATGATGCTCCATATGTTCTTGAAAATCTTGTTGATAACTGGGATGAGGAGCAGTCTCCCGAG GTTCGTTTGCATCTTCTGACTGCGGTGATGAAATGTTTCTTTAAGAGACCACCAGAGACACAGAAGGCGTTAGGGGCTACATTAGCTGCTGGCCTAGCTGATACACACCAG GATGTTCATGACCGAGCACTTTTCTACTACAGGCTTTTACAGTATGATCCGGCTGTAGCTGAACGTGTAGTAAACCCTCCCAAGCAAGCTGTCTCTGTATTTGCAGACACACAGAGCAGTGAAATCAAAGATCGGATATTTGATGAATTTAACAGCCTATCAGTTGTATATCAGAAG CCCTCTTACATGTTTACCGACAAGGAACATCGTGGAACATTCGAGTACTCAGAAGATCTTGCGAACTTAACTGTTGGGGCAGAGGCTCCAGAAACCGTCATTTCTGCCCAAAGATACCAAGAAAACGATAATGATCTTCTGCTAAGTACTTCAGATAAAGAGGACAACGGTATAAGAAGCAGCAATGGTTCTTACACCTCTACATACAATGCTCCTTCCGACTTGCTAAGTTCGCAAACACCAGCTGAAACTGCACTAATAAATCCTGGTAGTTCGACATATTCAACACAAACAAACTTCAGTCTCGATGATCTTCTTGGACTTGGTGTTCCTGATGCCCCagcacctccaccacctcctgCACTGGCCCTCAACTCAAAGCCTGTGCTAGATCCTGCGACTTTCCAGAAGAAATGGGGCCAACTAGCATTATCCTTTTCTCAG GAATGCTCTTTAAGTCCACAAGGAGCAGCTTCTTTGATGAATCCCCAATCGCTCATTCGTCATATGCAAAGCAACTACATTCAATGCATTGCTTCAGGCGGTCAGCCTCCAAACTACAAGTTCTACTTTTATGGTCAGAAAGCTGGGGCTGCTGCTTTCTACCTTGTAGAATGCATTGTGAACACCGCATCAGCGAAGGCCCAGCTCAAAATCAAGGCCGAGGATGGGACTACTGCTGAGGCATTTTCTACCTTGTTTCAATCAGTATTGTCCCAATTTGGCCATTCTTGA